One Deltaproteobacteria bacterium genomic region harbors:
- a CDS encoding cupin domain-containing protein — protein sequence MSIEVMDLMEKGRKDLKREVVLNTKRFHTWVHVYPEPGDRDDMHCHNADQSFYVMEGECTMHFPDGGKAVLKPGMVALIHGGDFYQLENSGTGPMILMGNRSGPSEDIKHINYELRKDIKELPREDRERIGKGGPVYVTEAG from the coding sequence ATGAGCATCGAAGTCATGGATCTGATGGAGAAGGGACGCAAGGACCTGAAGCGTGAGGTCGTGCTGAACACCAAGCGCTTCCACACTTGGGTGCACGTCTATCCCGAACCCGGAGACAGGGACGACATGCACTGCCACAACGCGGACCAGAGCTTCTACGTCATGGAAGGCGAGTGCACCATGCACTTCCCTGACGGCGGCAAGGCGGTGCTGAAGCCGGGCATGGTGGCGCTCATCCACGGCGGCGACTTCTACCAGCTCGAGAACAGCGGCACCGGCCCCATGATCCTCATGGGCAACCGCTCGGGTCCGTCCGAGGACATCAAGCACATCAACTACGAGCTGCGCAAAGACATCAAGGAGTTGCCGCGAGAGGACCGGGAACGCATCGGCAAGGGCGGCCCGGTGTACGTCACCGAGGCGGGCTAG
- a CDS encoding VOC family protein, with the protein MARIRYVATMSRDPDALAGFYTQYLGMKELGRSADGDVSLTEGLYNLTLFRKRQSLGEFHMRRGLHHIGLQVEDLGEVRARYQKFNPRGVVVTEPGGLHHGAIRIFDPECNPVTLSEGSFGVEEGSGFPRIAHVAFNALDPEVMLNFYVQVLGLREVESSYKRRRSGLLNRFAGDGSTNLAIHPFFNSNAGHERRFGVNHIGFLVDDLAQKLDDLGSVVAVKARPPDRPYAEFRFRDPEGNALDLSQNKGWEVDIDKWERAA; encoded by the coding sequence ATGGCCAGAATACGCTACGTCGCCACCATGAGCCGCGACCCCGACGCACTGGCGGGCTTCTACACCCAATACCTCGGCATGAAGGAGCTCGGGCGCTCGGCGGACGGAGACGTTTCCCTCACCGAGGGACTCTACAACCTGACCCTGTTCCGCAAGCGGCAGTCGCTGGGCGAGTTCCACATGCGCCGCGGGCTACATCACATCGGACTCCAGGTGGAAGACCTGGGCGAGGTCCGTGCACGCTACCAGAAGTTCAACCCCAGGGGCGTGGTAGTGACCGAACCCGGCGGCCTGCACCACGGCGCCATCCGCATCTTCGATCCCGAGTGCAATCCCGTGACCCTCTCGGAGGGGAGCTTCGGCGTGGAGGAGGGAAGCGGGTTTCCGCGTATCGCCCACGTCGCCTTCAACGCCCTGGACCCGGAGGTGATGCTCAACTTCTACGTCCAGGTGCTCGGGCTCCGGGAGGTCGAGAGCAGCTACAAGCGGCGGCGCAGCGGCCTCCTGAACCGCTTCGCGGGCGACGGCTCCACCAACCTCGCCATCCACCCGTTCTTCAACTCCAACGCGGGCCACGAGCGCCGCTTCGGCGTGAACCACATCGGATTCCTCGTAGACGACCTGGCCCAGAAGCTCGACGACCTGGGGAGCGTCGTGGCGGTGAAGGCGCGTCCTCCGGACCGGCCCTACGCCGAGTTCCGCTTCCGGGACCCCGAGGGCAACGCTCTGGACCTGTCCCAGAACAAGGGATGGGAGGTGGACATCGACAAGTGGGAGCGGGCCGCCTGA